In Sebastes umbrosus isolate fSebUmb1 chromosome 7, fSebUmb1.pri, whole genome shotgun sequence, the sequence tagtgaaaggaaaacaaaactaaaaaaaacaaaaaaaaaacatgaataaataaataaaacagacaacACCCTAAGGCACACAAATCAGGGAGACATTGGCAGTACAACAACATGTTACAGATTTGGTTGCATCCTGTAGACTGTAGCTATTGAAAAAGTGCCTATGGTGTTTTTCCAGGTGAGTGCACCTGCATTTGTAGCCATCTGTTGACCCCGCCTCCTACTGTACCTGTTAATGCCTGCAGCCATGTAAAGCTTCATGCTGCAAGATGTTGCACTGATTGCAAACATTGTATCCCGTGCAAAACAAGTGTTAATTCGTCCTTATAAGTTTATGTTTTGGCCTTTGCATGCATGTTCTCTGGGGGAGGGAAACCATTTGCTCATTTATTGCCCTCCTCAGAATAGCAGCTTTAAACGTATTTGTAAGTGTCCCATGTGTTTAAGTGGGCTAAGAAAATAAGTACTGTTATATGTTCATGTGGGACCCCCTGGGTTTAATTTCATTGGTGTTTCTCGACCCACACAGATTAATCCTGATGTGAGACCCCATGAGGGCTGCTTGATTGCTCTCACAGGGCTCTGCTGTGGGTTTGGAGGGTCTCTAGACGTGTGCCTCTATTTCCCTTTCACATCTCCTTATTGATAAACACATAGCCACAAGGGCTATTTTTGTTTCCTTACAAGGATTATTTTCCATTGTGTTCCCAGTTGTCTATGCAGAACATATCTTAATCTGTGTATGGAGAGTAGCCTATTAGCATTCgtgatttaaaataaacatgttattgtGACATAATGCGAGCTTTATAAAATAATCCTTTTGTacatagtggagtatttttccctttttcgcTTTAAATTCTTGTAATCACTATCCTCAAaatcctctctgtcttcctccctccccttcACCACTGTGTTTTCATCCTTCTTCATACCATCTTCTTTCTGACAGCTTGAATCTCACAACACTCCACCTCCGTTTCCCTTCTGTCCAGCTTGCAAGATGAACTTCAAGAACTTTTGGGAGTACCTGGCCTGGCTCTACTACCAGTACCTGCTCATCACCGGCATCTATGTCCTGGAGCCCTGGGAAAAGTCCATCTTCAACTCCGTCTTCTTCTCCGCCATCGCCATGGTGATCTACACCTCGTACGTCTTTGTGCCCATCCACGTGCACCTTGCACTGAAGTTCTTCTCTGGGCTCTTTGGCGGCCAGCCTGAGAGCACTGTGGCACTCATGAACtaaaagagggagagaatatGGAGGTAAAAAAGGGCAGCGACTGGGTGGATTAGCACGAGTCCCCATACAATTCCCTTTTGTCTCCCGGTGCACCTTGAGCCCTTCTTTACACCACGTTCATCCTGAACCACAGCGGTCCATCACCTCAGCTAATCAAGACTGAAAACATGAAGATCTTAATGAAATGATCTGGAAATCAGAGCCTTACTATCTTCTTTACATCCCAAACCCTCTGGCCTTGCCCCATGGTATTAGACACACGACTGTACATTACTTTCACACCCTCGCTGTGAAACGTCTTGTGAAATGTTGTCTGtcctatttgttttttttgtctttcttacCATTATGTCCTGTGTGAGTGCATATATACCACCTCTGGGTTTTGCATGATAGGGTTATACATGGGTTGTACATTTGCATGCTCGCCTCACTACAAAATACAACTGGACTCTCTTCTTTCATCATGACTTTTAAACTGCAGTCTTTAAAGGGGCATTTTGGCGATTTAGTCACTTCCATTAAAAAACTTGTTGGAGACGGATTAAAAAGAGAATGGTTGTAATCGAAGCAGCAGTGGCCGATTATGACTTTTAGTGTCAATCCAAAACCCTAAAatactggatcctacatttcccataatacaACTAGATAGGGTCTTTTGGTAGACCGTCACTGACTGgttaatggtgccttcaaatgaaacttgtgagctggtgtttacaacacgggaagtcgtgtacacgatatacTTGGCGTTCAAGTTGTTAAgtggtgagaacaccgctgctgctaagcaacggcaatattaacgttactgttgcTGTCTATAAGCCACAGAGGCCAACAATTTACCAAGCTAGCAAgagggtaacataatgcagtaggcaaaggcataatgacagaggaaaaagatgaggccgttgggaataccAACATTTTCATCAGACCTGGAGAGATAAACAATTTACgactaaaattataatatattaaattattatgtaccgaaaaattaacttccatagcctcctccatttctgacaacgtcaacaaacccgtcacaactcgtgaacttggagttttcagaaactttccactcacGAGGTCGTGAATGCggcaagaggggggcgttcatatggactcttctcgtgaacacagtaaacacgaccccatttgaagtcAAAACCgtaaaacactggatcctacatttcccataatccAACTGGATAGGGTCTTTTGGTAGGCCCTCCCTGGCTGCCAAATACCCACATCTTTTACACCCAACACCccaagtttgtttgttttttcagactgtggctgtgtccaaaatcactATTTACTATATAGTGCACAAATTTTACTCTGTCATTTTATAGTGTCTGAATTCAGAGTGGGACATTTGTGCACTATTTAGTGCTGTCAAACATTCCAACaatagaacaaaaaaaatagtccACTATCAatcccataatgcaatgcaatgcatTTTATAGATGTGAAAATTACCATTGTGTCATTCTGCAGCAATGATGACGCAAAATGACAATGATTCTTAATTGTCTGAATTCTAAATTGACTGCTCCCTACAGAGTGAACTATTGAGTGTTTGTTATATACGGAGTAGTGACtagtgatttcagacacagcctTAAAGCTCCCTTACAGGCTGTAAAATCGTCGGAGTGGCCCTttaagtttgtgtgtgtctgtgtttatctgctgcATCTGTGACGCCATGTCATCACTGATTGTGAATCGCTCTCTGATAAAAGGGGAGTTAGTTAGTACTTATCCCAACATGCACTTAATGTCACCGGTTGATCTCTGGTTTTGTATCAGAACAACTATCACCGTTTTTTTAGTTGCCTTTTTGCACTGTAATGCTAACTGGCAGGGTACATTGCAAATTTCAAGTCATTGTGTAGCCGATCTTTCAAAGAGAGAGTTGATAGAAAAGCCCAAGCTATGCAACAAATCTAAAAGCAGATCAGGGATCTGTTACACAGTTGTGGAATTTACCGGAATTTACTGGTCAAAGTgagcaataaaacaaaataacggCATAGCCCTCTCTTTGTCTCCCGTTGGTATATCAGGAAGGTGTGCTCAGCACTGAACATGAGCAAATATTGATACAACACACATTTGTGTTTGAGGCTTGGCTTCGTTAATGACGTAGCTTTACTTAATCGAAGGCCTCTGAACTCAAAGCAGAACTGTTGCAAATGCAAATTGGCTTGAATGAAAGCCTGACcggccaaaaacaaaaacaaaaaaaccccgTCTTCCTCACCTGTAGTTGATCTATAGAGAGTGAGCCGGAGAGAGAGTGAGTCGTAGTGTGTCTGGTAGTTGTGATGAGCATTGCATTTAGTTGTGCGCTTAAGATCATCTTTGATTATTTGTGCTTTGGGTCAAGGGCTCGCTGATCACAGTCTAATCATGATCCACTTTATTTATACgctgttatatatttatatacactggTAAATGCTTGGCTGGTTACAATGTCAAttaccaaacttttttttgataATTTATATCTGTGTTTCTCTTGTGGCCATTAATAACGCATCATTTTGTCCTTCCACCTGAAAGTGCTTTTATATTGTTCCCAGTTTGTGTCATTGTATATTCACTTTTGTTAAACAGTTGCAGTAGTCCCAGACATTTCCTGTTCCAAGAATGAAGCTTTTTTTCACTGTTcaccaaaatgaatgtttcatTTATACACGATAGCAACACATCATTGCAATATTCAGAAAATAAAGGCATCTGAAGATACTTGGACAACTGTTGTCTTTCTCATCGTAGTTTGGTTTTGCCTACTGATGGTTTGAAATTTGTATTCGTTCAGCAAATTACATTCAAGTATAACAAGTATAATTGTCCCAAatgtttgatgggacatcacaactctattgcatgtctgcaaatacacttcattcatgcttcaaaacccaGTTCTTGTGTCAGTAAACtggccaccaaaatgaaaagttgttttgtcatcatgtGAACCGTACTGCTCAAAATGTTTATATGATTTTTCACCATGGtagtcaaccctggaaatgttacttatttacaaatctctgttttgttgacactgactgcttactgtgttataccagaatgtcagttttgtctagCTGAAGTTTATTGTGTATCGcactgagctttttagattcCCAATTcaacagcaggtcaaagtttactgggaaaagtcaatactgtagtagctacacagaaaaaggatatgcacatttgtatgtatacagtaaatgtatttgtgtagcaatgtgttacatgcactgtaaacagaaaatttacttttaatctttcatgtaaagtcatataTAGTGAATGGAAATTTTGCAACCAAATGACATCtatgccaaaaaaaacaccaacaacaacctGCGACAATGAAAAAACCTGCAGTAGTTCAGTTCAAAAACATCAAATTGAACaggttttgataattgaatggatatTTTTTCATGTGATGGCTCAAACGATGAGTTGAtctttagaagttgtgaagaagATGACAATTTCtctgagaatcaactcatcagttttgatcagcaagccatgtgcaagtggttattgtactCACTCTTTTGTGCCAAAAcacgtgcaatttgcttgaatgaatgagaaattcaaaTCTGTTGTGACCAAACTAactgttcagagatttgaagttattgttttggaaaaaaaaaaactctcattcaagaattgagccaaagcgaataaGAAAAACTGTAAGTCTGTTATGCCTTCAGTGAAGCAGAGCAGTTACtttgaaatgcaaaacaaagGCTTGTGGGTCGCACATTCCTGTCACAATAAGCTGGACCACATAAAGTGATTTCACACAATAAGAGGCAGAGCCACCAAACCAGTTCTACCTAGACAGTGCAGGAATGATGAATACCCAGGGGCTTTGCTTTACCTATTGAGACACTAGGCAACCTACCTGTGCCCACAAAGCCCTGTTTACCTGAAGCCTACCATGTCCACAGACactatttaaatgttaaattgtaAAGGATGATTCGCGGAACCTGTTTTACAGACGTTCTGGTAGAGCAGTGTGACATTAATGGTGCTGAAATATAATTTCCTGGAATATTATCAACATGGATGGTGGATGAGGGAAAAAGACATTGTTGTCAGTTTAGGGACTCTCCAGGTAACTGTGTTTATGTCTTGTAACTGGACACCTccagtttttttccccagtatTTGCCCTCATCCAGTAGCTCATCCCAAAATACTGAAGCCTTCTCGACTCTgttcctctcttttccttttcctttcccttcatttcctctcctttgcttttctttcctttccttaacCCTCCTCTCCATTCCTCTTGTTTCCTTAcctctcatttcctttcctttcctttcacttcatttcctctcctctccttttcttttttttccatttctttcatttccttAACCCTACTCTCTGTTCcgctcctttcctttcctttctattcttcttgtttcctttcctctcctctcctttcttttgcTTCCCTATCCTTTCCTCtaatttcctttcctttccttccatttcatgttgtttcctctcctctcctccttcatttccttacctctctcctctctctttcttttgtttttcctttcctttccctcacttcctctcctctccttttcttccctttcctttCCATCCTTTCCTTAACACACCTCTCTGTTCCACTTCTTTCCTTTCTATTCTTCT encodes:
- the sptssb gene encoding serine palmitoyltransferase small subunit B isoform X1; this encodes MICEPACKMNFKNFWEYLAWLYYQYLLITGIYVLEPWEKSIFNSVFFSAIAMVIYTSYVFVPIHVHLALKFFSGLFGGQPESTVALMN
- the sptssb gene encoding serine palmitoyltransferase small subunit B isoform X2; translation: MNFKNFWEYLAWLYYQYLLITGIYVLEPWEKSIFNSVFFSAIAMVIYTSYVFVPIHVHLALKFFSGLFGGQPESTVALMN